The Penicillium digitatum chromosome 6, complete sequence genome has a window encoding:
- a CDS encoding Oxysterol binding protein (Osh3), putative, translating into MAAMEELEIHSKSYFVRWINVSANHTISWSIQPHKKSVNFGIFKHPGQSSSLSSHIPASDSQSTYSTENLPATATTAGARQQQSAVIEKLTAIGLKTIKWTGKCEADKITQGTYDVPFSEGGNYALVFDNTFSKQISKTVTLVLLTYPTGLQPHSSAPIATRSQPEASTESLPQPKTRRRGNSRATLNSQHMDMSNLNVHTGLLQKRRRKRHQGWAWRFFSLDFTSCTLSYYHDRNSSALRGAIPLSLAVVATNEKSHEISIDSGTEIWHLHAGNEHEFGEWKSALERASSKEASKDKHNTGLAVPPELRLYGPSQPFPAEENEWTRVESLVSYISGSRDAIRRLAKETDPKYLASSLPTPVDRPRSRGRSPSPPHSTHETTPSEAEAKRSFWKRKTSGPSNANNKRPPAMTTNSSSSQLVVPVDGKGKPASVTSHVDSMDEVHDHLMAVLHDLDNAVSEFSTLISESKERRHRPQSSVAHRRSMESDMSQEFFDATDGDGDRSPLLTIQDSDEEGPEDDRPASVAEEVEDDAPSDSDGESDSAATLQESSSTSGLFPVKSKSLIPLPLDPIKRRANIIAPTVLPPSLIGFLRKNVGKDLSTISMPVSANEPISLLQRAAEVLEYSHLLDQAAQSRDPVERLMYVTAFALSSLSNNRVRERSIRKPFNPMLAYQADSKEWSISQSPMPSQKFWGKSAEITTEGRVRITLHSTGDRYSWTAATSFLRNIIAGEKYVEPVGELAVTNETTGHRSISTFKAGGMFSGRSEEVSTRTVDANNNPVPLGLSGSWPSSLTLTRDGNPTGNTIWAAGSLVPSAPKHYGLTTFAATLNEITSIEDKHLPATDSRLRPDQRALENGDLDHAEEVKVQLEEGQRARRREMENAGKSWIPRWFTRVSDDSDGEVAWRLKGGKDGYWEERARGSWSNVVPVFEV; encoded by the exons ATGGCGGCCATGGAAGAGCTGGAGATTCACAGCAAG TCCTACTTTGTACGTTGGATCAATGTCAGCGCCAATCACACCATCTCTTGGAGTATTCAACCACACAAGAAGTCCGTCAACTTTGGCATCTTCAAACACCCTGGCCAATCATCTTCTCTGAGCTCCCATATTCCTGCCTCCGATTCCCAAAGCACCTATTCCACCGAGAACCTCCCCGCAACGGCGACGACTGCCGGCGCGCGGCAACAACAATCTGCCGTCATCGAAAAGTTGACGGCAATTGGGCTCAAAACAATCAAATGGACGGGGAAGTGTGAGGCAGACAAGATTACCCAGGGGACCTATGATGTGCCGTTCAGCGAAGGGGGCAACTATGCTCTCGTTTTTGATAACACATTCTCCAAACAAATCTCCAAAACCGTGACACTTGTTCTCCTAACCTATCCGACCGGCCTTCAGCCACATAGCTCCGCACCGATCGCCACACGCTCTCAGCCAGAGGCATCGACCGAGTCCCTGCCGCAACCTAAGACGCGCCGACGAGGCAACAGTCGAGCAACGCTGAACTCGCAGCACATGGACATGTCCAATCTAAATGTCCACACGGGACTGCTGCAGAAGCGGCGACGAAAGCGTCATCAGGGCTGGGCATGGCGATTCTTCTCGCTGGACTTTACCTCGTGCACGCTATCATACTACCATGACCGCAATTCGTCTGCACTACGAGGCGCGATCCCGCTCTCGCTAGCAGTCGTTGCTACCAACGAAAAGTCCCATGAGATCTCTATTGATTCCGGTACTGAGATATGGCATCTGCATGCCGGTAACGAGCATGAATTTGGTGAATGGAAGAGTGCCCTTGAGAGAGCTTCCTCCAAGGAAGCTTCCAAGGATAAACACAATACCGGATTGGCTGTCCCTCCGGAGCTACGACTTTATGGCCCATCGCAGCCCTTCCCGGCAGAGGAGAATGAGTGGACTCGTGTCGAGAGCCTCGTCAGCTATATTTCCGGATCGCGAGATGCGATACGCCGGCTTGCCAAGGAAACAGACCCTAAATATCTTGCCTCGTCTCTCCCAACTCCTGTCGACCGGCCTCGTTCGCGTGGTCGTTCCCCTAGCCCCCCACACAGTACCCATGAGACTACTCCCAGTGAGGCGGAAGCCAAACGGTCGTTCTGGAAGCGTAAGACAAGTGGGCCGTCAAATGCCAACAACAAGCGACCACCAGCTATGACCACGAACTCCAGTTCCTCGCAGCTTGTGGTGCCTGTCGATGGCAAAGGGAAGCCTGCCAGTGTCACCAGTCACGTAGACAGCATGGATGAGGTCCATGACCATTTGATGGCGGTACTACACGATCTTGATAATGCGGTCTCTGAGTTCTCCACGCTGATTAGCGAGAGCAAGGAGCGACGGCACCGGCCTCAGTCATCTGTAGCTCACCGGCGAAGCATGGAGTCTGACATGTCGCAAGAATTCTTTGATGCAACAGATGGAGATGGTGACAGGTCTCCCCTCCTGACCATCCAAGACAGCGACGAGGAAGGGCCTGAAGATGACAGGCCTGCCTCTGTTGCTGAGGAAGTCGAGGACGATGCCCCCTCTGACAGTGACGGTGAATCTGACTCGGCAGCAACTCTCCAGGAAAGCAGCAGCACATCGGGCTTATTCCCAGTCAAATCCAAATCTTTGATCCCGCTGCCCTTAGATCCTATAAAACGCCGCGCAAACATCATCGCTCCAACAGTCCTGCCCCCAAGCTTGATTGGGTTCCTGCGTAAGAACGTCGGAAAGGACTTGTCCACAATCTCGATGCCCGTGTCCGCAAACGAGCCCATTTCTCTTCTACAACGCGCTGCGGAGGTCCTGGAGTACTCACACCTGCTTGACCAGGCCGCCCAATCCAGAGATCCTGTTGAGCGGCTGATGTATGTAACTGCTTTCGCATTATCCTCCCTCTCAAACAACCGCGTCCGCGAGCGCTCCATCCGCAAGCCATTCAATCCAATGCTAG CCTACCAAGCCGACAGCAAAGAATGGAGCATTTCGCAGTCCCCGATGCCCAGCCAGAAATTCTGGGGCAAATCCGCCGAGATCACGACTGAAGGCCGTGTCCGCATTACCCTACATAGCACTGGCGATCGCTACAGCTGGACGGCCGCAACATCCTTCCTACGTAACATCATCGCAGGCGAGAAATACGTCGAGCCTGTCGGCGAGCTAGCCGTGACAAACGAGACCACCGGCCACCGATCCATCTCAACCTTCAAGGCCGGTGGCATGTTCTCCGGTCGCAGCGAAGAAGTCTCCACCCGCACCGTCGACGCAAACAACAACCCCGTACCCCTCGGCTTATCTGGCTCCTGGCCCTCCTCGCTTACTCTCACTCGCGACGGTAACCCCACCGGTAACACTATCTGGGCTGCCGGCTCGCTCGTCCCCTCCGCGCCGAAGCATTACGGTCTCACAACCTTTGCGGCCACTCTGAATGAAATCACTTCGATCGAGGATAAGCATTTGCCTGCCACAGACTCCCGTCTGCGTCCTGACCAGCGCGCGCTGGAAAACGGTGACCTGGACCATGCGGAGGAGGTTAAGGTGCAGCTTGAGGAGGGACAGCGTGCGCGCAGGCGCGAGATGGAAAATGCTGGGAAGAGTTGGATTCCGCGTTGGTTTACGCGGGTCAGTGATGACTCTGATGGGGAGGTCGCTTGGCGGCTTAAGGGTGGGAAAGATGGATATTGGGAAGAGAGGGCTAGGGGGAGCTGGTCTAACGTTGTGCCTGTGTTTGAGGTTTAA